One window of Eublepharis macularius isolate TG4126 chromosome 17, MPM_Emac_v1.0, whole genome shotgun sequence genomic DNA carries:
- the PFN4 gene encoding profilin-4, producing the protein MNQAQSMLIHGLTRTKHVANAALIRINDGKVLASTPGFGVHSHTQFFIDAFYKNLLHIRRNGLYFKDRDYQCVRADECAIYAKGKDNGLVAVKTKSFILIATYTQGMYPSVCVEAVEKLAGYFREKGN; encoded by the coding sequence ATGAACCAGGCCCAGAGCATGCTGATCCATGGGCTCACCAGAACAAAGCATGTAGCCAATGCAGCTCTCATCAGAATCAATGATGGAAAAGTCTTGGCGTCCACTCCTGGCTTTGGTGTCCACTCGCACACCCAGTTCTTCATCGATGCTTTCTACAAGAATTTGCTCCACATAAGGAGAAACGGGCTTTATTTCAAAGACCGGGATTACCAGTGTGTCCGGGCCGATGAATGCGCTATCTACGCAAAAGGCAAAGATAACGGGCTGGTGGCTGTGAAGACAAAATCCTTCATCTTGATCGCTACATACACCCAGGGCATGTACCCCAGCGTGTGCGTGGAAGCTGTCGAGAAACTGGCAGGCTACTTCAGAGAGAAGGGAAACTGA